A portion of the Malania oleifera isolate guangnan ecotype guangnan chromosome 3, ASM2987363v1, whole genome shotgun sequence genome contains these proteins:
- the LOC131151889 gene encoding uncharacterized protein LOC131151889 isoform X1 — MVSAMALSFSCNASLTPKHPQVNLRNNKHLQDIKKLIQTIGVSSIPSSPIESLRNGNWVKLICGASFEDVVDIRNLSLVYTLAGVDCVDCAADAAVVNAVNQGIEAARNIVQLRRPWVMISVSDDEDLHFRKAEFDPEDCPLDCSRPCEIVCPANAISLEEGKSTIDLSYGISTPSILKGGVITERCYGCGRCFPVCPYDKIRIITYVRDAATTAELLKRNDVDAIEIHTSGRQTDLFRELWNGLGDSIRCLRLVAVSLPDVGDSTVSSMNKMYSIMEHHLHCYNLWQLDGRPMSGDIGRGATRQAIAFANRLAAEKGRPFGFLQLAGGTNAHTVDGLKKEGLFRTTSTNRNLNDETSATKSCCSSDALIGGVAYGGYARKIVGRILSSVQSQHGLAHIEDYPEYLQAAVKEALGLVGTVKCYDPFMIHHKMNERVANQWNRSGAMGQ; from the exons ATGGTCTCTGCCATGGCTTTGAGCTTCTCCTGCAACGCTTCACTTACCCCGAAACATCCTCAAG TGAATCTCAGGAACAATAAGCACCTTCAAGACATCAAAAAGCTTATTCAAACAATTGGGGTTTCATCAATTCCATCCTCTCCGATCGAATCCCTCCGAAATGGCAACTGGGTTAAGCTCATTTGTGGAGCCAGCTTTGAG GATGTTGTGGACATCAGGAATCTTTCTCTGGTTTACACGCTGGCTGGAG TTGATTGCGTAGACTGTGCTGCGGATGCAGCAGTGGTGAATGCAGTGAACCAGGGAATTGAAGCAGCAAGGAATATTGTACAACTTCGGAGGCCTTGGGTAATGATCAGTGTTAGCGATGATGAAGATCTTCACTTCCGTAAAGCTG AATTTGATCCAGAGGACTGTCCACTAGATTGCTCAAGACCATGTGAGATTGTTTGTCCTGCTAATGCAATATCGCTGGAGGAAGGGAAATCTACAATAGACCTTTCGTATGGTATCAGCACGCCAAGCATATTgaag GGAGGAGTCATAACTGAACGCTGCTATGGATGTGGACGTTGCTTTCCTGTTTGTCCATATGATAAAATAA GGATAATTACATATGTAAGAGATGCTGCCACTACAGCTGAACTCCTTAAAAGGAATGATGTTGATGCTATCGAGATACATACAAGTGGAAG GCAGACAGATTTATTTAGAGAACTTTGGAATGGTCTGGGAGATTCCATCAGATGTTTGAGACTGGTTGCG GTTAGCTTACCCGATGTTGGGGATTCAACTGTATCTTCAATGAACAAAATGTATTCCATCATGGAACATCATCTTCATTGCTACAATTTATGGCAG TTGGATGGCCGTCCTATGAGCGGAGACATTGGAAGAGGTGCCACAAGGCAAGCAATTGCATTTGCCAACCGTTTGGCTGCTGAGAAAGGCAGACCTTTTG GTTTTCTTCAACTGGCTGGTGGCACTAATGCACACACTGTTGATGGGTTGAAGAAAGAGGGACTTTTTAGAACAACATCCACAAATA GGAACTTGAATGATGAAACATCAGCAACCAAATCATGTTGTTCATCGGATGCTTTAATTGGTGGGGTTGCATATGGTGGCTATGCACGAAAG ATTGTTGGTAGGATTCTAAGTTCTGTGCAGTCCCAACACGGACTTGCCCATATTGAGGATTATCCAGAATATCTTCAAGCAGCAGTTAAAGAAGCGCTTGGCTTGGTTGGAACTGTCAAATGTTATGATCCATTTATGATTCATCATAAAATGAATGAGAG AGTTGCAAATCAGTGGAATCGGAGTGGAGCAATGGGACAGTAG
- the LOC131151889 gene encoding uncharacterized protein LOC131151889 isoform X3: MVSAMALSFSCNASLTPKHPQVNLRNNKHLQDIKKLIQTIGVSSIPSSPIESLRNGNWVKLICGASFEDVVDIRNLSLVYTLAGVDCVDCAADAAVVNAVNQGIEAARNIVQLRRPWVMISVSDDEDLHFRKAEDCPLDCSRPCEIVCPANAISLEEGKSTIDLSYGISTPSILKGGVITERCYGCGRCFPVCPYDKIRIITYVRDAATTAELLKRNDVDAIEIHTSGRQTDLFRELWNGLGDSIRCLRLVAVSLPDVGDSTVSSMNKMYSIMEHHLHCYNLWQLDGRPMSGDIGRGATRQAIAFANRLAAEKGRPFGFLQLAGGTNAHTVDGLKKEGLFRTTSTNRNLNDETSATKSCCSSDALIGGVAYGGYARKIVGRILSSVQSQHGLAHIEDYPEYLQAAVKEALGLVGTVKCYDPFMIHHKMNERVANQWNRSGAMGQ, from the exons ATGGTCTCTGCCATGGCTTTGAGCTTCTCCTGCAACGCTTCACTTACCCCGAAACATCCTCAAG TGAATCTCAGGAACAATAAGCACCTTCAAGACATCAAAAAGCTTATTCAAACAATTGGGGTTTCATCAATTCCATCCTCTCCGATCGAATCCCTCCGAAATGGCAACTGGGTTAAGCTCATTTGTGGAGCCAGCTTTGAG GATGTTGTGGACATCAGGAATCTTTCTCTGGTTTACACGCTGGCTGGAG TTGATTGCGTAGACTGTGCTGCGGATGCAGCAGTGGTGAATGCAGTGAACCAGGGAATTGAAGCAGCAAGGAATATTGTACAACTTCGGAGGCCTTGGGTAATGATCAGTGTTAGCGATGATGAAGATCTTCACTTCCGTAAAGCTG AGGACTGTCCACTAGATTGCTCAAGACCATGTGAGATTGTTTGTCCTGCTAATGCAATATCGCTGGAGGAAGGGAAATCTACAATAGACCTTTCGTATGGTATCAGCACGCCAAGCATATTgaag GGAGGAGTCATAACTGAACGCTGCTATGGATGTGGACGTTGCTTTCCTGTTTGTCCATATGATAAAATAA GGATAATTACATATGTAAGAGATGCTGCCACTACAGCTGAACTCCTTAAAAGGAATGATGTTGATGCTATCGAGATACATACAAGTGGAAG GCAGACAGATTTATTTAGAGAACTTTGGAATGGTCTGGGAGATTCCATCAGATGTTTGAGACTGGTTGCG GTTAGCTTACCCGATGTTGGGGATTCAACTGTATCTTCAATGAACAAAATGTATTCCATCATGGAACATCATCTTCATTGCTACAATTTATGGCAG TTGGATGGCCGTCCTATGAGCGGAGACATTGGAAGAGGTGCCACAAGGCAAGCAATTGCATTTGCCAACCGTTTGGCTGCTGAGAAAGGCAGACCTTTTG GTTTTCTTCAACTGGCTGGTGGCACTAATGCACACACTGTTGATGGGTTGAAGAAAGAGGGACTTTTTAGAACAACATCCACAAATA GGAACTTGAATGATGAAACATCAGCAACCAAATCATGTTGTTCATCGGATGCTTTAATTGGTGGGGTTGCATATGGTGGCTATGCACGAAAG ATTGTTGGTAGGATTCTAAGTTCTGTGCAGTCCCAACACGGACTTGCCCATATTGAGGATTATCCAGAATATCTTCAAGCAGCAGTTAAAGAAGCGCTTGGCTTGGTTGGAACTGTCAAATGTTATGATCCATTTATGATTCATCATAAAATGAATGAGAG AGTTGCAAATCAGTGGAATCGGAGTGGAGCAATGGGACAGTAG
- the LOC131151889 gene encoding uncharacterized protein LOC131151889 isoform X2, translating into MVSAMALSFSCNASLTPKHPQVNLRNNKHLQDIKKLIQTIGVSSIPSSPIESLRNGNWVKLICGASFEDVVDIRNLSLVYTLAGVDCVDCAADAAVVNAVNQGIEAARNIVQLRRPWVMISVSDDEDLHFRKAEFDPEDCPLDCSRPCEIVCPANAISLEEGKSTIDLSYGISTPSILKGGVITERCYGCGRCFPVCPYDKIRIITYVRDAATTAELLKRNDVDAIEIHTSGRQTDLFRELWNGLGDSIRCLRLVAVSLPDVGDSTVSSMNKMYSIMEHHLHCYNLWQLDGRPMSGDIGRGATRQAIAFANRLAAEKGRPFGFLQLAGGTNAHTVDGLKKEGLFRTTSTNRNLNDETSATKSCCSSDALIGGVAYGGYARKIVGRILSSVQSQHGLAHIEDYPEYLQAAVKEALGLVGTVKCYDPFMIHHKMNERARGTRGARME; encoded by the exons ATGGTCTCTGCCATGGCTTTGAGCTTCTCCTGCAACGCTTCACTTACCCCGAAACATCCTCAAG TGAATCTCAGGAACAATAAGCACCTTCAAGACATCAAAAAGCTTATTCAAACAATTGGGGTTTCATCAATTCCATCCTCTCCGATCGAATCCCTCCGAAATGGCAACTGGGTTAAGCTCATTTGTGGAGCCAGCTTTGAG GATGTTGTGGACATCAGGAATCTTTCTCTGGTTTACACGCTGGCTGGAG TTGATTGCGTAGACTGTGCTGCGGATGCAGCAGTGGTGAATGCAGTGAACCAGGGAATTGAAGCAGCAAGGAATATTGTACAACTTCGGAGGCCTTGGGTAATGATCAGTGTTAGCGATGATGAAGATCTTCACTTCCGTAAAGCTG AATTTGATCCAGAGGACTGTCCACTAGATTGCTCAAGACCATGTGAGATTGTTTGTCCTGCTAATGCAATATCGCTGGAGGAAGGGAAATCTACAATAGACCTTTCGTATGGTATCAGCACGCCAAGCATATTgaag GGAGGAGTCATAACTGAACGCTGCTATGGATGTGGACGTTGCTTTCCTGTTTGTCCATATGATAAAATAA GGATAATTACATATGTAAGAGATGCTGCCACTACAGCTGAACTCCTTAAAAGGAATGATGTTGATGCTATCGAGATACATACAAGTGGAAG GCAGACAGATTTATTTAGAGAACTTTGGAATGGTCTGGGAGATTCCATCAGATGTTTGAGACTGGTTGCG GTTAGCTTACCCGATGTTGGGGATTCAACTGTATCTTCAATGAACAAAATGTATTCCATCATGGAACATCATCTTCATTGCTACAATTTATGGCAG TTGGATGGCCGTCCTATGAGCGGAGACATTGGAAGAGGTGCCACAAGGCAAGCAATTGCATTTGCCAACCGTTTGGCTGCTGAGAAAGGCAGACCTTTTG GTTTTCTTCAACTGGCTGGTGGCACTAATGCACACACTGTTGATGGGTTGAAGAAAGAGGGACTTTTTAGAACAACATCCACAAATA GGAACTTGAATGATGAAACATCAGCAACCAAATCATGTTGTTCATCGGATGCTTTAATTGGTGGGGTTGCATATGGTGGCTATGCACGAAAG ATTGTTGGTAGGATTCTAAGTTCTGTGCAGTCCCAACACGGACTTGCCCATATTGAGGATTATCCAGAATATCTTCAAGCAGCAGTTAAAGAAGCGCTTGGCTTGGTTGGAACTGTCAAATGTTATGATCCATTTATGATTCATCATAAAATGAATGAGAG